From the genome of Bradyrhizobium sp. G127:
TGTCATCGCAAATTCGTCGCTGAGGTCATCGAGGATCGCGAAGGAGTTAAGATCGAGAACCTCGTCGCTCCGCAGTTCTGACCTGCCGGAGCCAGTGAATATCTTTTGTCGTAGTCATCGAACGTTCTCGTCCCGTTCGCTAGACGATCTCCCTCCTCGACGCTCTAATCGTCCCGCGTATTTTACTTAAGTTATTTCTTTGGGGCTTGGGGGCTCCATGCGTTGCGTGGGTTGGGTGCGCGCGTTCTGCGTTACCGCCGCTGTTGTGATTTGCGGCGGCTGCCCCTCTTTTGCCGATCCCGCTGTGAGCGGCATTGCTATTGATGCACCTGCCGAGAGCCGCTTGAGCGGCGGCGTCACTCCAGAAAAATTCCTTTATTTCAGCGGCTTCGACCTCTGGCGTAGCGGCGGCTCATTCTATGGCGGCATGCAATGGGCGCCGCGTGGACTGAACGAAGACGGCTTCACCCTCAAGCTGCTGCTGGCGGAAGGCACCTATCGCTACCTTGCGGGCACGACCAACATCCGCGGCACCGGCCTGCTGGCCTCAATCATGCCGGGCTGGCGGATCAAGCACGGCAAATTCGAAGCCAAGATATTCGCCGGCCTCGATCTGCAGAACCACCGGACCTCACCGGACGATCCCGGCAACAGCCTGCGCGGCAATCATGCCGGTCTGCGGGTCGGCGCCGATCTGTGGTGGGAGCCGACGTCGTCAATCATGGTGGCAGCGTCGATCTCAGGCTCGACCATCGGCACGACTTTCGGCCTGCGCGGCGCCGCCGGATGGCGTGTCATGGATCGCTTCTGGACCGGCCCCGAGATCGAAACCTCAGGCGACGAGATCTACCGCCAATATCGGATTGGCGCACATCTGACGTCATTCCGGACGGCCGCCTTCGAATGGACGTTGGGTGCGGGCTATGTTGAGGACAACAGCCATCGCTCCGGAATTTACGGACGGGTCAGCCTCCTCACCCGCCGATAGTGCAAACACCCTCACCCCAGACGCCAAACCGTCATCGGTTGTTCGTAACCCCTGATCGCGACACTGCCGAGCAGAACGGCAGCCGGTTCGGCTACTCGGCCGCCAAGATATAAAACGTTCAGACCACGACAGCGAGGATCGACGTGGTGACGATCAAGGCCTTGATGCGAATTAGTTCGGTCTTCAACACCTCCTGCGTCAACGCGCGCCGGAGGTCCGCTAAAACTGATGCCTGATCTTCTTTTTCAACCTGACTTTCCGCCCCGCGCATTCCTCGCCCCGCCCCACAACATCCGCCATTCCACGCGGAACAGGATACAGGATTGCGCGTTGTGCTCAATCCAGCGTTCGCCGGAATCGCGTGATCGCGATCGTCATCGCCACCAGCATCAGCACGAAGAGCGCGATGGCGTCGTATTGCAGGTTTTGCAGCGTGGCTCCTTTCAGCATGATGGCGCGCACGATGCGGATGTAATGGGTCAGCGGCAGGGCCTCGCCGATCCACTGCGCCCAGACCGGCATCCCGGCGAAGGGAAACATGAAGCCCGACAGCAGGATGTTCGGCAGAAAAAACATCATCGTCATCTGCATCGCCTGAAGCTGGTTCTGCGCGATGGTGGAGAACGTATAGCCGATCGACAGGTTGGCCCCGATGAACAGCGTGGAGAGCAGCGCCAGCATCGCAAGATTGCCGAGGATCGGCACCTTGAACAGAAAGTGCCCGATACCGATGATGATCGAAGCCTGAAGGAAACCGACAAGGATGTAAGGGATGATCTTGCCGAGCATGACTTCGATCGGCGTGATCGGCATTGCCAGCAGGTTTTCCATCGTGCCGCGCTCGATCTCACGCGTGACCGACAGCGCGGTGAAGATCAGCATCGTCATGGTCAAAATGGTCCCGACCAGACCCGGCACGATATTCA
Proteins encoded in this window:
- the bcsS gene encoding cellulose biosynthesis protein BcsS, which produces MRCVGWVRAFCVTAAVVICGGCPSFADPAVSGIAIDAPAESRLSGGVTPEKFLYFSGFDLWRSGGSFYGGMQWAPRGLNEDGFTLKLLLAEGTYRYLAGTTNIRGTGLLASIMPGWRIKHGKFEAKIFAGLDLQNHRTSPDDPGNSLRGNHAGLRVGADLWWEPTSSIMVAASISGSTIGTTFGLRGAAGWRVMDRFWTGPEIETSGDEIYRQYRIGAHLTSFRTAAFEWTLGAGYVEDNSHRSGIYGRVSLLTRR
- a CDS encoding ABC transporter permease; its protein translation is MLVKEFLQLRRDRVSFAMIVMLPIMQLLLFGFAINTTPRHLPTAVLLQEDSDLGRSILKALQNTAYFRFTREVHTVAEFDALLESGKVLFGVEIPRGFERGVRRGEKPALLVAADATDPVAAGSALGALGQVMQTALQHDLFVGDPPSMPFEIRAHARYNPAAESRLNIVPGLVGTILTMTMLIFTALSVTREIERGTMENLLAMPITPIEVMLGKIIPYILVGFLQASIIIGIGHFLFKVPILGNLAMLALLSTLFIGANLSIGYTFSTIAQNQLQAMQMTMMFFLPNILLSGFMFPFAGMPVWAQWIGEALPLTHYIRIVRAIMLKGATLQNLQYDAIALFVLMLVAMTIAITRFRRTLD